One window of Siniperca chuatsi isolate FFG_IHB_CAS linkage group LG15, ASM2008510v1, whole genome shotgun sequence genomic DNA carries:
- the aspg gene encoding 60 kDa lysophospholipase isoform X1 codes for MADSSFNNMKSLARALSQPKLDLIEMADVCPPRSIQLHPCRRRKLTSCNSIESLETATSPSVAEARVLVINTGGTIGMTLHDNVLAPKANAFVMSLRKLPILHDEMYAQQTSLYDYYDYSENTLVLPKPTPHSDHLFHRLSKDNKRIIYTILEYSPLLDSSNMTTDDWGRIGKDIEKNYENFDGFVILHGTDTMAYTASALSFMCEHLGKPIILTGSQVPIYEMRNDGRDNLLGALLIAGQFVIPEVCLYFYNKLYRGNRVTKVDAGSFNAFSSPNLAPLATAEVDITINWDTVWRANTTAKFQVSTELNRNVGLLRLFPGITSATVRAFLQPPMQGVVLETYGSGNAPDNRPDLLEELKKATDSGVIIINCTQCLRGTVSASYATGKVLMDAGLIAGGDMTPEAALSKLSYVLAKKELDLTAKKKMMSQNLRGEMSADLAGAKLCLSDSRFIQVIAKSLSISCKEELEAIRDALTPPLACAAAKIGDIEVLEALKDMGSSLCLGDYDGRTPLHIAACEGHLELVKYLLSHGATVYGKDRYGDTPLCNAVRFRHKKVVQLLRKTGAHFSRDKLEEAGTELCNLAASGDLEGLEIWSLAGADLNKPGYDGQTAIQVAKTVGKKEVVAFLVQLMSNKSKIVFGEYNEDDDDDDDESGGVIEFTAAPTGL; via the exons ATGGCGGACTCCAGCTTCAACAACATGAAATCCCTTGCCCGGGCATTGTCACAACCAAAACTGGATCTGATAGAAATGGCTGATGTTTGTCCTCCGCGAAGTATTCAGCTTCATCCCTGCCGAAGGAGAAAGTTGACGAGCTGCAACTCGATTGAGTCCCTAGAGACGGCGACTTCGCCTTCCGTCGCCGAGGCGCGAGTCCTGGTTATCAACACTGGAGGAACGATCGGGATGACGCTTCATGATAACG TGCTTGCCCCAAAAGCCAATGCTTTTGTGATGAGCCTGCGCAAGTTGCCCATCCTACACGATGAGATGTATGCCCAGCAGACCAGCCTATATGACTACTATGACTACTCTGAGAACACGCTGGTCCTGCC AAAGCCAACGCCCCATTCTGACCATCTATTTCACAG gctgAGTAAAGACAATAAGAGGATAATCTACACAATTTTAGAGTACAGCCCTTTGCTGGACTCCTCCAATATGACTACAGATGACTGGGGTAGAATTGGAAAGGACATTGAG AAAAACTACGAAAACTTTGATGGTTTTGTGATCCTTCATGGCACAGACACTATGGCTTACACAGCCTCTGCTCTGTCCTTCATGTGTGAACATTTGGGCAAACCAATCATTCTCACCGGCTCACAG GTGCCTATCTATGAGATGAGGAATGATGGCAGAGACAACCTGCTGGGGGCGCTGCTGATTGCTGGCCAGTTTGTCATTCCTGAG GTGTGCCTGTATTTCTACAACAAACTCTACAGAGGTAACCGTGTGACCAAGGTGGATGCTGGGAGTTTCAATGCGTTCTCCTCTCCTAACTTGGCTCCTCTGGCTACTGCTGAAGTGGATATTACAA TCAACTGGGATACAGTGTGGAGGGCAAACACCACAGCAAAGTTTCAAGTCAGCACTGAGCTGAACAGGAACGTAGGCCTGCTCAGGCTGTTCCCAGGAATCACATCTGCTACT GTGAGGGCTTTCCTGCAACCGCCCATGCAGGGTGTTGTCCTGGAGACCTATGGCAGTGGAAATGCCCCCGATAACCGTCCTGACCTGttagaggagctgaagaaggcCACTGACTCTggtgtcatcatcatcaactgcACCCAGTGTCTGAGGGGCACTGTGTCTGCATCTTACGCCACTGGCAAA GTGCTGATGGATGCAGGGCTGATAGCTGGTGGTGACATGACTCCAGAGGCTGCCCTGTCAAAGCTGTCCTATGTATTGGCCAAGAAAGAGCTTGATCTAACTGCCAAGAAAAAG ATGATGAGTCAGAACCTGCGAGGTGAGATGAGTGCTGACTTAGCAGGAGCCAAGCTGTGTCTGAGCGACAGCCGTTTCATCCAGGTCATCGCCAAGTCTCTGAGCATCAGCTGCAAGGAG GAGCTGGAAGCCATCCGTGATGCCCTGACTCCCCCACTGGCATGTGCTGCTGCTAAGATCGGAGACATAGAGGTCTTAGAAGCCCTAAAGGATATG GGCAGCAGCTTGTGTCTGGGTGACTATGATGGACGTACACCCCTACATATTGCTGCATGTGAGGGCCACCTCGAACTGGTGAAGTACCTACTGAGTCATGGAGCTACAGTCTATGGTAAAGATCGCTATGGGGACACACCCCTGTGCAATGCTGTACGCTTCAG GCACAAGAAGGTTGTGCAGCTGCTGAGAAAGACTGGAGCCCACTTCTCCAGAGACAAGTTGGAGGAAGCAGGAACAGAACTGTGCAA CCTGGCAGCCAGTGGAGACCTGGAGGGCCTGGAAATCTGGAGCCTTGCCGGAGCGGATCTGAATAAACCAGGCTATGACGGACAGACAGCAATTCAAGTG GCCAAGACTGTTGGCAAAAAGGAAGTGGTGGCATTTTTAGTCCAACTCATGAGCAATAAATCCAAG ATAGTATTTGGGGAATataatgaggatgatgatgatgatgatgatgag AGCGGTGGAGTGATCGAGTTCACCGCCGCCCCCACAGGACTGTGA
- the aspg gene encoding 60 kDa lysophospholipase isoform X3 translates to MADSSFNNMKSLARALSQPKLDLIEMADVCPPRSIQLHPCRRRKLTSCNSIESLETATSPSVAEARVLVINTGGTIGMTLHDNVLAPKANAFVMSLRKLPILHDEMYAQQTSLYDYYDYSENTLVLPKPTPHSDHLFHRLSKDNKRIIYTILEYSPLLDSSNMTTDDWGRIGKDIEKNYENFDGFVILHGTDTMAYTASALSFMCEHLGKPIILTGSQVPIYEMRNDGRDNLLGALLIAGQFVIPEVCLYFYNKLYRGNRVTKVDAGSFNAFSSPNLAPLATAEVDITINWDTVWRANTTAKFQVSTELNRNVGLLRLFPGITSATVRAFLQPPMQGVVLETYGSGNAPDNRPDLLEELKKATDSGVIIINCTQCLRGTVSASYATGKVLMDAGLIAGGDMTPEAALSKLSYVLAKKELDLTAKKKMMSQNLRGEMSADLAGAKLCLSDSRFIQVIAKSLSISCKEELEAIRDALTPPLACAAAKIGDIEVLEALKDMGSSLCLGDYDGRTPLHIAACEGHLELVKYLLSHGATVYGKDRYGDTPLCNAVRFRHKKVVQLLRKTGAHFSRDKLEEAGTELCNLAASGDLEGLEIWSLAGADLNKPGYDGQTAIQVAKTVGKKEVVAFLVQLMSNKSKSGGVIEFTAAPTGL, encoded by the exons ATGGCGGACTCCAGCTTCAACAACATGAAATCCCTTGCCCGGGCATTGTCACAACCAAAACTGGATCTGATAGAAATGGCTGATGTTTGTCCTCCGCGAAGTATTCAGCTTCATCCCTGCCGAAGGAGAAAGTTGACGAGCTGCAACTCGATTGAGTCCCTAGAGACGGCGACTTCGCCTTCCGTCGCCGAGGCGCGAGTCCTGGTTATCAACACTGGAGGAACGATCGGGATGACGCTTCATGATAACG TGCTTGCCCCAAAAGCCAATGCTTTTGTGATGAGCCTGCGCAAGTTGCCCATCCTACACGATGAGATGTATGCCCAGCAGACCAGCCTATATGACTACTATGACTACTCTGAGAACACGCTGGTCCTGCC AAAGCCAACGCCCCATTCTGACCATCTATTTCACAG gctgAGTAAAGACAATAAGAGGATAATCTACACAATTTTAGAGTACAGCCCTTTGCTGGACTCCTCCAATATGACTACAGATGACTGGGGTAGAATTGGAAAGGACATTGAG AAAAACTACGAAAACTTTGATGGTTTTGTGATCCTTCATGGCACAGACACTATGGCTTACACAGCCTCTGCTCTGTCCTTCATGTGTGAACATTTGGGCAAACCAATCATTCTCACCGGCTCACAG GTGCCTATCTATGAGATGAGGAATGATGGCAGAGACAACCTGCTGGGGGCGCTGCTGATTGCTGGCCAGTTTGTCATTCCTGAG GTGTGCCTGTATTTCTACAACAAACTCTACAGAGGTAACCGTGTGACCAAGGTGGATGCTGGGAGTTTCAATGCGTTCTCCTCTCCTAACTTGGCTCCTCTGGCTACTGCTGAAGTGGATATTACAA TCAACTGGGATACAGTGTGGAGGGCAAACACCACAGCAAAGTTTCAAGTCAGCACTGAGCTGAACAGGAACGTAGGCCTGCTCAGGCTGTTCCCAGGAATCACATCTGCTACT GTGAGGGCTTTCCTGCAACCGCCCATGCAGGGTGTTGTCCTGGAGACCTATGGCAGTGGAAATGCCCCCGATAACCGTCCTGACCTGttagaggagctgaagaaggcCACTGACTCTggtgtcatcatcatcaactgcACCCAGTGTCTGAGGGGCACTGTGTCTGCATCTTACGCCACTGGCAAA GTGCTGATGGATGCAGGGCTGATAGCTGGTGGTGACATGACTCCAGAGGCTGCCCTGTCAAAGCTGTCCTATGTATTGGCCAAGAAAGAGCTTGATCTAACTGCCAAGAAAAAG ATGATGAGTCAGAACCTGCGAGGTGAGATGAGTGCTGACTTAGCAGGAGCCAAGCTGTGTCTGAGCGACAGCCGTTTCATCCAGGTCATCGCCAAGTCTCTGAGCATCAGCTGCAAGGAG GAGCTGGAAGCCATCCGTGATGCCCTGACTCCCCCACTGGCATGTGCTGCTGCTAAGATCGGAGACATAGAGGTCTTAGAAGCCCTAAAGGATATG GGCAGCAGCTTGTGTCTGGGTGACTATGATGGACGTACACCCCTACATATTGCTGCATGTGAGGGCCACCTCGAACTGGTGAAGTACCTACTGAGTCATGGAGCTACAGTCTATGGTAAAGATCGCTATGGGGACACACCCCTGTGCAATGCTGTACGCTTCAG GCACAAGAAGGTTGTGCAGCTGCTGAGAAAGACTGGAGCCCACTTCTCCAGAGACAAGTTGGAGGAAGCAGGAACAGAACTGTGCAA CCTGGCAGCCAGTGGAGACCTGGAGGGCCTGGAAATCTGGAGCCTTGCCGGAGCGGATCTGAATAAACCAGGCTATGACGGACAGACAGCAATTCAAGTG GCCAAGACTGTTGGCAAAAAGGAAGTGGTGGCATTTTTAGTCCAACTCATGAGCAATAAATCCAAG AGCGGTGGAGTGATCGAGTTCACCGCCGCCCCCACAGGACTGTGA
- the aspg gene encoding 60 kDa lysophospholipase isoform X2, translated as MADSSFNNMKSLARALSQPKLDLIEMADVCPPRSIQLHPCRRRKLTSCNSIESLETATSPSVAEARVLVINTGGTIGMTLHDNVLAPKANAFVMSLRKLPILHDEMYAQQTSLYDYYDYSENTLVLPLSKDNKRIIYTILEYSPLLDSSNMTTDDWGRIGKDIEKNYENFDGFVILHGTDTMAYTASALSFMCEHLGKPIILTGSQVPIYEMRNDGRDNLLGALLIAGQFVIPEVCLYFYNKLYRGNRVTKVDAGSFNAFSSPNLAPLATAEVDITINWDTVWRANTTAKFQVSTELNRNVGLLRLFPGITSATVRAFLQPPMQGVVLETYGSGNAPDNRPDLLEELKKATDSGVIIINCTQCLRGTVSASYATGKVLMDAGLIAGGDMTPEAALSKLSYVLAKKELDLTAKKKMMSQNLRGEMSADLAGAKLCLSDSRFIQVIAKSLSISCKEELEAIRDALTPPLACAAAKIGDIEVLEALKDMGSSLCLGDYDGRTPLHIAACEGHLELVKYLLSHGATVYGKDRYGDTPLCNAVRFRHKKVVQLLRKTGAHFSRDKLEEAGTELCNLAASGDLEGLEIWSLAGADLNKPGYDGQTAIQVAKTVGKKEVVAFLVQLMSNKSKIVFGEYNEDDDDDDDESGGVIEFTAAPTGL; from the exons ATGGCGGACTCCAGCTTCAACAACATGAAATCCCTTGCCCGGGCATTGTCACAACCAAAACTGGATCTGATAGAAATGGCTGATGTTTGTCCTCCGCGAAGTATTCAGCTTCATCCCTGCCGAAGGAGAAAGTTGACGAGCTGCAACTCGATTGAGTCCCTAGAGACGGCGACTTCGCCTTCCGTCGCCGAGGCGCGAGTCCTGGTTATCAACACTGGAGGAACGATCGGGATGACGCTTCATGATAACG TGCTTGCCCCAAAAGCCAATGCTTTTGTGATGAGCCTGCGCAAGTTGCCCATCCTACACGATGAGATGTATGCCCAGCAGACCAGCCTATATGACTACTATGACTACTCTGAGAACACGCTGGTCCTGCC gctgAGTAAAGACAATAAGAGGATAATCTACACAATTTTAGAGTACAGCCCTTTGCTGGACTCCTCCAATATGACTACAGATGACTGGGGTAGAATTGGAAAGGACATTGAG AAAAACTACGAAAACTTTGATGGTTTTGTGATCCTTCATGGCACAGACACTATGGCTTACACAGCCTCTGCTCTGTCCTTCATGTGTGAACATTTGGGCAAACCAATCATTCTCACCGGCTCACAG GTGCCTATCTATGAGATGAGGAATGATGGCAGAGACAACCTGCTGGGGGCGCTGCTGATTGCTGGCCAGTTTGTCATTCCTGAG GTGTGCCTGTATTTCTACAACAAACTCTACAGAGGTAACCGTGTGACCAAGGTGGATGCTGGGAGTTTCAATGCGTTCTCCTCTCCTAACTTGGCTCCTCTGGCTACTGCTGAAGTGGATATTACAA TCAACTGGGATACAGTGTGGAGGGCAAACACCACAGCAAAGTTTCAAGTCAGCACTGAGCTGAACAGGAACGTAGGCCTGCTCAGGCTGTTCCCAGGAATCACATCTGCTACT GTGAGGGCTTTCCTGCAACCGCCCATGCAGGGTGTTGTCCTGGAGACCTATGGCAGTGGAAATGCCCCCGATAACCGTCCTGACCTGttagaggagctgaagaaggcCACTGACTCTggtgtcatcatcatcaactgcACCCAGTGTCTGAGGGGCACTGTGTCTGCATCTTACGCCACTGGCAAA GTGCTGATGGATGCAGGGCTGATAGCTGGTGGTGACATGACTCCAGAGGCTGCCCTGTCAAAGCTGTCCTATGTATTGGCCAAGAAAGAGCTTGATCTAACTGCCAAGAAAAAG ATGATGAGTCAGAACCTGCGAGGTGAGATGAGTGCTGACTTAGCAGGAGCCAAGCTGTGTCTGAGCGACAGCCGTTTCATCCAGGTCATCGCCAAGTCTCTGAGCATCAGCTGCAAGGAG GAGCTGGAAGCCATCCGTGATGCCCTGACTCCCCCACTGGCATGTGCTGCTGCTAAGATCGGAGACATAGAGGTCTTAGAAGCCCTAAAGGATATG GGCAGCAGCTTGTGTCTGGGTGACTATGATGGACGTACACCCCTACATATTGCTGCATGTGAGGGCCACCTCGAACTGGTGAAGTACCTACTGAGTCATGGAGCTACAGTCTATGGTAAAGATCGCTATGGGGACACACCCCTGTGCAATGCTGTACGCTTCAG GCACAAGAAGGTTGTGCAGCTGCTGAGAAAGACTGGAGCCCACTTCTCCAGAGACAAGTTGGAGGAAGCAGGAACAGAACTGTGCAA CCTGGCAGCCAGTGGAGACCTGGAGGGCCTGGAAATCTGGAGCCTTGCCGGAGCGGATCTGAATAAACCAGGCTATGACGGACAGACAGCAATTCAAGTG GCCAAGACTGTTGGCAAAAAGGAAGTGGTGGCATTTTTAGTCCAACTCATGAGCAATAAATCCAAG ATAGTATTTGGGGAATataatgaggatgatgatgatgatgatgatgag AGCGGTGGAGTGATCGAGTTCACCGCCGCCCCCACAGGACTGTGA